Proteins encoded together in one Mycobacterium simiae window:
- a CDS encoding nitronate monooxygenase translates to MRTRVAELLGVEFPICAFSHCRDVVAAVTNAGGFGVLGAVAHSPKRLETELSWIEEQTGGKPYGVDLLLPPKYVGAERGGIDATQVKELLPDEHRAFLEDLLARYDVPKPAEPPRAPLGGLNISPKGYEPLLDVAFAHDIRLVASALGPPPADLVDRAHSHDVLVAALAGTTAHARRHAAAGVDLIVAQGTEAGGHTGEVATMVLVPEVVDAVAPVPVLAAGGIARGRQIAAALALGAEGVWCGSVWLTTEEAETDPVVKEKFLAASSSDTVRSRSMTGKPARMLRTAWTDEWERPDHPKPLGMPLQTTLVTEPQLRINQAASHPGAKARELATYFVGQVVGSLDRVRPTRTVVLDMVEEFADTIGRLEDLAGD, encoded by the coding sequence ATGCGGACCAGAGTCGCCGAGCTGCTCGGTGTGGAGTTCCCGATATGCGCCTTCAGCCACTGTCGCGATGTCGTCGCCGCGGTCACCAACGCAGGCGGATTCGGGGTGCTGGGCGCGGTGGCACACAGCCCCAAGCGGCTGGAAACCGAGCTGAGCTGGATCGAGGAGCAGACCGGCGGCAAACCGTACGGCGTCGACCTGCTGCTGCCGCCCAAGTACGTCGGCGCCGAGCGGGGCGGCATCGACGCCACGCAAGTCAAGGAGCTGCTGCCGGACGAGCACCGGGCGTTCCTCGAGGACCTGTTGGCGCGCTACGACGTCCCAAAGCCGGCCGAACCGCCCCGGGCGCCGCTGGGCGGCCTCAACATCTCACCCAAGGGTTACGAGCCGCTATTGGACGTCGCGTTCGCGCATGACATCCGGTTGGTCGCCAGCGCGCTGGGCCCGCCGCCGGCCGACCTCGTCGATCGCGCGCACAGCCACGACGTGCTGGTCGCGGCATTGGCCGGCACCACCGCGCATGCGCGTCGGCACGCCGCCGCCGGGGTCGACCTGATCGTCGCGCAGGGCACCGAGGCCGGCGGCCATACCGGCGAGGTGGCCACCATGGTCCTCGTCCCCGAAGTCGTCGACGCGGTCGCACCCGTTCCGGTGCTCGCGGCGGGCGGCATCGCCCGCGGCCGACAGATCGCCGCGGCCCTGGCCCTGGGCGCCGAGGGGGTGTGGTGCGGCTCGGTGTGGTTGACCACCGAAGAGGCGGAGACCGATCCGGTGGTCAAGGAGAAATTCCTTGCCGCCAGCTCCTCGGACACCGTGCGGTCGCGGTCGATGACGGGCAAACCGGCGCGCATGCTGCGCACCGCGTGGACCGACGAATGGGAACGACCCGACCACCCGAAGCCGCTCGGGATGCCGTTGCAGACCACGCTGGTGACCGAGCCGCAGCTGCGCATCAACCAGGCGGCCAGCCATCCGGGCGCCAAGGCGCGCGAGCTGGCAACATACTTCGTCGGCCAGGTCGTCGGCTCGCTCGATCGGGTCCGGCCCACCCGCACGGTCGTGCTCGACATGGTCGAGGAATTCGCCGACACCATCGGGCGCCTGGAGGACCTGGCGGGCGATTGA
- a CDS encoding carboxymuconolactone decarboxylase family protein: MTTARVPGLPLDEAKAAADEAAVPDYMAELSIFQVLLNHPSLARAVNDLLATMLWHGRLDARLRELVIMRIGWLTACEYEWTQHWRVATRLGVSADDLVGVRDWERHEGFGPAERAVLAATDDVVRDGAVSAQSWAACERELRSDKALLIELVTVISAWRMVSSILQSLQVPLEDGVAGWPPDGRSPAS; the protein is encoded by the coding sequence ATGACAACAGCGCGCGTGCCGGGACTGCCACTCGACGAGGCCAAGGCCGCCGCCGACGAAGCGGCCGTTCCCGATTACATGGCCGAACTCAGCATTTTCCAGGTGCTGCTCAACCATCCGTCGTTGGCGCGGGCGGTCAATGACCTGCTCGCCACCATGCTCTGGCACGGTCGCCTGGACGCCAGGCTGCGCGAGTTGGTGATCATGCGGATCGGCTGGCTCACCGCCTGCGAATACGAGTGGACGCAGCACTGGCGGGTGGCGACGCGGTTGGGGGTGAGCGCCGACGACCTGGTCGGCGTGCGCGACTGGGAACGGCACGAGGGATTCGGCCCGGCCGAGCGCGCGGTGCTGGCCGCCACCGACGACGTGGTGCGCGACGGCGCCGTCAGCGCGCAGAGCTGGGCGGCCTGCGAGCGCGAATTACGAAGCGACAAAGCACTTCTCATTGAACTCGTCACGGTAATCAGCGCGTGGCGAATGGTGTCGTCGATCCTGCAGAGTTTGCAGGTTCCGCTCGAGGACGGTGTTGCGGGTTGGCCGCCGGATGGCCGCTCACCGGCGAGTTGA
- a CDS encoding NUDIX domain-containing protein, which produces MTQHPFQPGLERVLCRDLSGFAHLVPAAQLVDRTSVYGVAFRDDEVLLTKQAAGEDLWDLPGGGVDDGESLVAALQRELAEETGLSLTSAPRPICQFEEHFFERNRGEAWRSRRHFYAIEVAGRVRAHGNGDDVESAAFLRVRDERIAPVAAAVIRIARERAASGASAAG; this is translated from the coding sequence ATGACGCAGCATCCTTTCCAGCCCGGACTGGAACGCGTCCTGTGCCGCGACCTGTCCGGCTTCGCGCATCTGGTTCCCGCCGCGCAGCTCGTCGACCGCACCTCGGTGTATGGCGTCGCATTTCGCGATGACGAAGTCTTGCTGACGAAACAGGCTGCCGGCGAAGATCTTTGGGACTTGCCGGGCGGAGGCGTGGACGACGGGGAGTCGCTCGTCGCTGCTCTGCAGCGAGAACTGGCCGAAGAGACCGGACTGTCGCTGACGTCCGCCCCGCGGCCGATATGCCAATTCGAAGAACACTTTTTCGAACGCAACCGCGGCGAGGCCTGGCGATCGCGGCGGCACTTTTATGCGATCGAGGTCGCGGGGCGCGTACGCGCTCACGGCAACGGGGACGACGTGGAAAGTGCGGCCTTCCTGCGCGTCCGGGACGAGCGGATCGCGCCGGTCGCGGCCGCGGTGATCCGGATCGCGCGCGAGCGCGCCGCCTCCGGGGCATCGGCGGCCGGCTGA